A genomic segment from Aegilops tauschii subsp. strangulata cultivar AL8/78 chromosome 1, Aet v6.0, whole genome shotgun sequence encodes:
- the LOC109746422 gene encoding uncharacterized protein — protein MPPPPPPRQDFPAFPFATYPIQTEFMSFLYSALSSGPRALALLESPTGTGKTLSIICSALQWLLDHRDAASLGHPERANGSAPAAVGGEDDEPDWMRDFTLQPLPPKKDIRKKSETHPSRRHGTKKVGGSEKSEGIRENDDEEEFLLDEYESDDGEGTGRQAGKRAHCGGASSSSSSSSESEDDEDEEEATPKVYFTSRTHSQVSQFVGELKRTNFSGKLRTVCLGSRKSLCINTDVQKLGSATRINERCLELLKNKKSSKIKLRAVLSHLEAYLNRFQNVLGAGNRRYIQTLTVLTRSFLRCLISNEDCSSAVTSMTINKFLFSLDIDNINIVKLCQYLKESNIVHKVSGYANKLFITENGVCNLNHGQQHGEGSSITSFQALTDLLRSLLYCNDDGRIIVARHKPGGQPEDAYIKFVMLCAEKTFSEVTDDAHVVIMAGGTLQPIEETRLRLFPGLLPSDIKFFSCNHIVPPESILPIAVTCGPSGKKFDFSHSSRSSLNMIEELGRFLCNIVTIVPEGIVMFFSSYEYEKQVYDAWMASGTISKISKKKHVFREPRSSVDVEVILNKYKEAIQSCSKGSGDTSVNGALLLAVVGGKISEGINFSDGMGRCVLMVGLPYPSPDDIELMETIKHIGNYSTSSVIGDDKPFNGNDECKLEPGFDVLRKSGKSGREYYENLCMKAVNQSIGRAIRHVNDYAAMLLVDSRYAHTS, from the exons atgccgccgccgccgccgccgcggcagGACTTCCCGGCGTTCCCTTTCGCGACGTACCCGATCCAGACGGAGTTCATGTCCTTCCTTTACAGCGCCCTCTCCTCCGGGCCCCGCGCCCTCGCCCTCCTCGAAAGCCCCACCG GCACCGGAAAGACCCTCAGCATCATCTGCAGTGCGCTCCAATGGCTCCTCGACCACCGCGACGCCGCCTCGCTGGGCCACCCCGAACGGGCCAATGGCTCCGCCCCCGCTGCTGTCGGCGGCGAAGACGACGAGCCCGACTGGATGCGGGATTTCACACTGCAGCCGCTGCCGCCTAAGAAGGACATCAGGAAGAAGTCGGAGACTCACCCGTCCAGGAGGCATGGAACGAAGAAAGTGGGGGGTTCGGAGAAATCTGAGGGAATTCGGGAGAATGACGACGAGGAGGAATTCTTGCTTGACGAGTACGAGAGCGATGACGGGGAGGGCACAGGACGGCAGGCCGGGAAGCGGGCACATTGTGGTGGtgctagtagtagtagtagtagtagtagtgagaGCGAGGATGATGAGGACGAAGAGGAGGCCACTCCCAAGGTGTATTTCACCAGCCGTACGCATTCGCAGGTCTCGCAGTTTGTCGGCGAGCTCAAAAGGACGAATTTCTCAGGGAAGCTCAGGACAGTGTGCTTGGGGTCCAGAAAGAGCCTGTGTATTAACACGG ATGTTCAGAAGCTCGGGAGCGCAACCCGGATCAACGAGAGGTGCTTGGAACTGCTCAAGAACAAGAAGAGCAGCAAAATTAAG TTGAGGGCAGTCCTTTCCCACCTGGAGGCATATCTCAATAGATTTCAGAATGTTCTGGGAGCTGGAAATCGACGTTACATCCAGACCTTGACAGTTCTAACACGGTCATTCCTACGATGTTTGATAAGTAATGAAGACTGTTCCTCTGCTGTGACTTCTATGACTATAAATAAGTTCTTATTCTCCCTTGATATTGATAACATAAACATAGTAAAACTTTGTCAGTATCTGAAGGAAAGCAATATAGTCCACAAG GTTAGTGGATATGCCAACAAATTATTTATCACCGAAAATGGTGTGTGCAATTTGAATCATGGACAGCAACATGGTGAAGGAAGCAGTATAACAAGCTTTCAGGCTTTGACTGACCTTTTACGCTCTCTACTGTACTGCAATGATGATGGAAGAATCATAGTTGCACGGCACAAGCCTGGTGGACAACCTGAAGATGCATATATTAAATTCGTGATGCTTTGTGCAGAGAAAACATTTTCTGAG GTTACAGATGACGCACATGTTGTTATTATGGCTGGTGGAACCCTCCAGCCTATTGAAGAAACAAGGTTGCGCCTGTTTCCAGGCTTATTGCCTAGTGATATAAAATTCTTCTCATGCAACCATATTGTTCCCCCTGAGAGTATTCTTCCTATAGCTGTTACATGTGGGCCCTCAGGCAAGAAATTTGATTTCAGCCACAGTTCAAGGAGCTCTCTTAACATG ATCGAAGAGCTTGGACGTTTTCTTTGCAATATAGTGACAATAGTACCAGAAGGAATAGTAATGTTTTTCTCTTCCTACGAATATGAAAAACAAGTTTATGATGCATGGATGGCTTCAGGCACAATTTCTAAGATTTCTAAGAAGAAACACGTGTTCAGAGAGCCAAGAAGCAGTGTTGATGTCGAGGTGATACTCAACAAATACAAGGAGGCAATTCAATCCTGCAGCAAAGGTTCAGGAGACACTAGTGTTAACGGGGCACTTTTATTGGCTGTTGTCGGTGGGAAGATCTCTGAAGGTATAAACTTCAGTGATGGTATGGGTCGTTGTGTTCTGATGGTTGGATTGCCTTATCCAAGTCCAGATGATATTGAACTGATGGAGACAATAAAACACATTGGAAACTATTCTACCTCATCTGTGATTGGAGATGATAAGCCCTTCAACGGAAACGATGAATGCAAGCTTGAGCCTGGCTTTGATGTACTAAGGAAGAGCGGTAAAAGTGGCCGAGAGTACTATGAGAACTTATGCATGAAAGCTGTGAATCAGTCTATCG GTAGAGCAATCAGGCATGTAAATGACTATGCTGCAATGCTGTTGGTTGACTCACGTTATGCACACACCTCATGA